The DNA region GTTTTTGGATCATTGAAATGGATGCCTCCAAGAATATACCCCATGATCTCATGCGTCTGTGTGTTTTCTGCAACAAAAAACAGGTTCGGGAAGAGTTCTTCAATGTGGCGAAAGAGGACATGCCCTCCCATTCCCTCGAAAAGCGGTTCATCCAGTCGGCAAAGAGCTTCATAATCTGCAGAAGTATAGGTTCTGACCTGGAAATATTCCATGATTTCGTAATATTTGGTTTTCAGATGAGTTGAATATATCTTCGGTATATTGTCCGGAAATAGGAAATTACTTATGCTGGAACGCAGATATCATTCAATACTATGAAGTGGCAGATATCAGAACTCTTCGGGATGAGCGTCTATTCCGATAAAGCAGTATTCCTCGGCAAGGTGGAGGATGTTGTACTGGATGTTACCAATAAAAAAATCAGCGGTCTCGCTCTCTCAAACGTGAATAAAGATGTTATCGACACGAAGAATTATCTGGGAGTCATCATCCCCTACCGGATCGTCAAAGAAGTCGGCGACATCATCATAGTCCGGCACATCCCCGGGGCCTTCAAGGTCGCCGGCGAACCCTTATTCGGGGAATAATACTCTATTATGAAAGATCGTGAGATTTTTGCCGGTCTTTCCACAACCGTCCCTTTTGTGCTGCGGCTTGACGGCCGATCCTTTCATCGTTTTTCCAAAGACCGGTACAAAAAACCCTACGACAAGGTCTTTTCCGATGCAATGGTGAAAACGGCCCGTGCACTCGTGACCGACAGCGGTCTTTCTCCTTCGTTTGCCTACACATTCTCCGACGAGATCAGTCTCTATGTGCCGGCTCCGGTTTTCGACTGCCGGGTAGAAAAACTGGCGTCCGTTTCGGCGGCTTTTGCCGCCTCGGCATTTACTTTGTATGCAGGTGCCTCCGAACCGCTGGCATTTGATGCCCGGGTCATTCCAATCGAGGAAGGACTGTTTCCCGCCTATCTTTCATGGCGGCAGGCGGAGGCGTGGAGAAATCATATGAACGGCTATGCTCAAAAAATTCTTCAGGACGAAGGGGTGTCCCCGACAAATGCGCAGAAACAGCTGGATGGAATGAATGCCGCCGCGCTGCATGAATTTGCCTTCTCGCGCGGCGTGAATCTTGCGTTGACTCCTGCATGGGAGAGGCGCGGGATATGCATTTATCGGGATGTCGTGATGCGTGACGGATATAATCCGATCAAAGATGAAAAAGTCTCGGTTGAACGAACCATCGCGGTCATTGATGAGGATGTTCCGCTCTTCAAATCGCCAGAAGGAACGGCCTGGGTCCTTTCCAAGATTCGCTGACCCGATCAATTTTCATTTTATTTTTAGTTACGATGAATCTGCAGCTACTGCTGTTAAAAAAAATAATGTACAATCATAGCGAGGGATGGATTTGAACCATCGGTCTACGGGTTATGAGCCCGTCGGGATTTCCTGACTACCCCACCTCGCTTCCAAAAAGCTTCACACCTACTTCGTGTGCCTTATAATATACACAAGTGGAACTTAAATAGATTTGTAAATGATATCCAATATGGTGATAAGGGATCGTCACCTATCTAAGATCAGAATATGACGAATAATCGCGATTTGCCCGCACCGCCGACGGAGGCATTGCCTATACTTACGCTGACCGAAGCGAACTTCAATACCTTTACTTTGCAGATTTCTGCTCTTGTGATTGATTTTTTTAATGACTGGTGCGGATCATGTCGATTTTTCGCTCAGATATTTTTTGATGTCTCTCTTGAATATCCCGAGGTTCAGTTCTGTACATGTAATACTGAAGAGAACAGTCATATCACAGCTGAACTTCGCATCCGCGCCGTTCCAACTCTTATGTTCATCAAAAACGGGACCGTTGTTAAAATCCGTAACGGCGCCCTGTCAAAAGAAGAGTTCAGGGAAGACCTCAATTCCGTATTTCGCGCATGAGTGTCTTTACTTCGCTTCATCCAACCCTGCAGGAGCTGCTTCTTACCGGTCTTGGCTGGGACGATCTTCGTTTGGTCCAGGAGGAAACCTACCTCTCGGTAAGCAGCGGGGCCGATACGCTGGTCCTTGCCCCGACTGCCGGCGGTAAGACCGAGTCAGCTTTTTTCCCGGTTCTTGACGGGATTTTAAAGGATCCGTCGGAGCATCTGTCTGCGATCTATATCTCTCCTCTTAAAGCTCTCATTAACGATCAGCTGGACAGAATCCTTTTCCTGTGCGCCCGTACCGAACTTAGTGCCGCGGTTCAGCACGGTGATGTGTCCGATCGGGATCGGTTTGATTTTGCCGGATCCGAGCATGCGGATATCCTTTTGACCACACCGGAATCACTTGAGGTTCTCTTAAGTGATGCAA from Methanocorpusculum labreanum Z includes:
- a CDS encoding tRNA(His) guanylyltransferase Thg1 family protein, which encodes MKDREIFAGLSTTVPFVLRLDGRSFHRFSKDRYKKPYDKVFSDAMVKTARALVTDSGLSPSFAYTFSDEISLYVPAPVFDCRVEKLASVSAAFAASAFTLYAGASEPLAFDARVIPIEEGLFPAYLSWRQAEAWRNHMNGYAQKILQDEGVSPTNAQKQLDGMNAAALHEFAFSRGVNLALTPAWERRGICIYRDVVMRDGYNPIKDEKVSVERTIAVIDEDVPLFKSPEGTAWVLSKIR
- a CDS encoding PRC-barrel domain-containing protein, with amino-acid sequence MKWQISELFGMSVYSDKAVFLGKVEDVVLDVTNKKISGLALSNVNKDVIDTKNYLGVIIPYRIVKEVGDIIIVRHIPGAFKVAGEPLFGE
- a CDS encoding thioredoxin family protein produces the protein MTNNRDLPAPPTEALPILTLTEANFNTFTLQISALVIDFFNDWCGSCRFFAQIFFDVSLEYPEVQFCTCNTEENSHITAELRIRAVPTLMFIKNGTVVKIRNGALSKEEFREDLNSVFRA